In the Juglans microcarpa x Juglans regia isolate MS1-56 chromosome 6D, Jm3101_v1.0, whole genome shotgun sequence genome, one interval contains:
- the LOC121234120 gene encoding uncharacterized protein LOC121234120: MAFSRLSIWGSCRYLFLDTIIRGKAPQLLRRFDHVDSWIGGGGDHMGAPNDVPRGRSRKSSSRGHHRFVGVRQRPSGRWVAEIKDSLQKVRLWLGTFDTAEDAARAYDAAARNLRGANARTNFELPQSGSNTLSGAGANGVFNESAEPFSFEQGSGTVTPEADGLVGALKAKLLDGKGLRMLAAPESCLGAKASSGMVKNSSPDNIGTKRGQSSSPTAAVAPRGVGILDSMQVSNSFPGPNKLADSLLDHNDHDHEAVAGHVGVQWHQSCQAALPTRITPWSSEPAYEVPWPAQTNHIQDQNGLFTAAAASTSAWQLSGATGATINLAYPDQGALELMSTNKINGKAQLFQIDGAAMPEDVWSAEQQVVHGENNSWGGANGTWDPLFYVPSVLG; encoded by the coding sequence ATGGCATTTTCTCGTTTGTCCATATGGGGAAGTTGCAGATACCTGTTCCTGGACACCATTATAAGGGGAAAAGCACCTCAGTTGCTCAGAAGGTTCGATCACGTAGACAGTTggattggaggaggaggagatcaTATGGGAGCGCCAAACGACGTCCCGCGGGGCAGAAGCAGGAAGTCATCCTCAAGGGGACACCACAGATTTGTAGGAGTCCGACAGAGGCCATCCGGGAGATGGGTGGCTGAGATCAAGGACTCCCTGCAGAAGGTCAGGCTTTGGCTGGGAACATTCGACACTGCTGAGGACGCTGCTCGTGCTTACGATGCTGCTGCTCGGAACTTACGTGGTGCCAATGCTCGCACCAACTTCGAGTTACCGCAGTCCGGATCAAACACTTTAAGTGGCGCCGGTGCTAACGGTGTTTTCAACGAGAGTGCCGAGCCCTTCTCATTCGAACAAGGGAGCGGGACGGTCACGCCAGAAGCAGACGGGCTTGTTGGCGCCCTCAAGGCCAAACTGCTCGATGGCAAGGGACTGCGAATGCTCGCAgctcccgagagttgtttgggaGCCAAAGCCAGCAGCGGTATGGTGAAAAACTCATCACCTGACAACATTGGTACAAAGAGAGGGCAATCATCATCGCCAACTGCGGCCGTTGCTCCTCGTGGGGTTGGGATTCTGGACTCTATGCAAGTTTCTAATAGTTTTCCGGGTCCAAATAAGCTGGCTGACTCTCTCCTAGACCATAATGACCATGATCATGAGGCTGTAGCAGGGCATGTTGGGGTCCAGTGGCATCAATCCTGCCAAGCAGCGTTGCCAACAAGGATCACCCCATGGTCTTCTGAACCAGCATACGAAGTGCCATGGCCCGCACAGACGAACCATATCCAAGATCAGAATGGCTTGTttactgctgctgctgcttctaCATCGGCATGGCAGCTTTCTGGTGCAACTGGGGCAACGATTAACTTGGCATATCCAGATCAGGGCGCTTTGGAGCTGATGTCAACAAATAAGATTAATGGGAAAGCGCAGTTGTTTCAGATTGATGGAGCTGCAATGCCAGAAGATGTGTGGTCAGCCGAGCAACAGGTTGTGCACGGTGAGAACAACAGTTGGGGTGGCGCAAATGGCACTTGGGATCCTCTCTTTTATGTACCCTCTGTTCtaggatga